Proteins from one Diprion similis isolate iyDipSimi1 chromosome 3, iyDipSimi1.1, whole genome shotgun sequence genomic window:
- the LOC124416799 gene encoding catalase isoform X1 gives MARNAAADQLTNYKANLKPWYSSESKIQTIFGQKKEKGGPPALLTGNGTPIANKKASLTVGERGPILIQDHVFLDEMSHFNRERIPERVVHAKGAGAFGYFEVTNNITQYTKAKMFSGVGKRTPLAVRFSTVGGESGSADTVRDPRGFAVKFYTEEGIWDLVGNNTPIFFVSDPMLFPSFIHTQKRNPTTHLKDADMFWDFISLRPETTHQTMILFSDRGIPDGFRHMNGYGSHTFKLVNDRDEMVYVKFHFKTDQGIKNLDVTKAGELSGSDPDYGLRDLYNAIANGENPSWSLFIQVMTPDQAETFRWNPFDVTKIWPQKEFPLIAVGKMVLDRNPVNYFAEVEQIGFDPAHMVPGIEPSPDKMLQGRLFAYGDTHRYRIGPNHLQLPVNCPYKVISAMNYQRDGAMSFHNQGGAPNYFPNSFSGPEECPAARTPTFHVSGDVARYNADDSDNFGQPALLWRNVLTNEERQRLVDNIVGHVQNASNFIIERAVKNFAQVDSNFGMMLIEGLNKVGKLKGFSASL, from the exons CCATGGTATTCGAGCGAGTCGAAGATACAAACAATTTTTGGAcagaaaaaagagaag GGTGGACCGCCAGCTTTGCTGACCGGAAACGGTACGCCGATTGCTAACAAAAAAGCATCACTCACGGTCGGAGAACGAGGCCCTATTCTCATACAGGACCATGTCTTCTTGGACGAGATGTCCCATTTTAACAGGGAAAGAATCCCGGAACGGGTTGTCCACGCGAAAGGAGCTG GTGCATTTGGCTACTTCGAAGTGACTAACAATATCACCCAGTACACAAAGGCCAAGATGTTTTCTGGCGTTGGGAAAAGGACACCCCTTGCAGTTAGGTTTTCCACTGTTGGTGGAGAGAGTGGATCGGCGGATACAGTCAG GGATCCTCGTGGTTTTGCTGTAAAATTCTATACGGAAGAAGGAATTTGGGACCTGGTGGGAAACAACACTCCAATATTTTTCGTCAGTGACCCTATGCTCTTCCCGAGTTTCATTCACACGCAAAAACGAAATCCGACAACTCATCTCAAG GATGCAGACATGTTTTGGGATTTCATAAGTCTGCGCCCAGAGACAACGCATCAAACAATGATTCTGTTCAGTGACCGAGGAATTCCCGATGGGTTCCGTCACATGAACGGATACGGTTCGCACACTTTCAAACTCGTAAACGACCGCGACGAGATGGTCTACGTAAAGTTCCACTTCAAG ACGGATCAAGGAATCAAAAATCTGGACGTGACCAAAGCCGGAGAACTTAGTGGATCCGATCCTGATTACGGGCTTAGGGATCTCTACAACGCAATCGCAAACGGCGAGAATCCTTCCTGGTCATTATTCATCCAAGTCATGACTCCAGACCAGGCCGAGACCTTCAGATGGAATCCGTTCGACGTGACCAAG aTCTGGCCGCAGAAGGAATTCCCCCTGATAGCCGTGGGCAAAATGGTCCTAGATCGTAATCCGGTTAATTACTTCGCCGAAGTTGAGCAGATTGGGTTTGACCCTGCCCACATGGTGCCCGGGATTGAGCCCAGTCCCGACAAGATGTTGCAGGGACGTCTGTTTGCCTACGGTGACACTCACCGGTACCGCATTGGTCCCAATCACCTACAGCTCCCTGTTAACTGCCCCTACAAG GTGATTTCGGCGATGAATTATCAGCGTGACGGTGCCATGAGTTTCCACAACCAAGGAGGAGCCCCGAATTATTTCCCAAACAGTTTCAGCGGTCCTGAGGAGTGTCCTGCAGCCAGAACGCCGACGTTCCACGTCAGCGGCGACGTTGCAAGATACAACGCCGACGATTCTGACAATTTTGGGCAGCCAGCCCTCCTCTGGAGGAACGTCTTGACCAATGAGGAAAGACAGAGACTCGTCGACAACATTGTCGGCCACGTACAAAACGCCTCAAACTTCATTATCGAACGTGCTGTGAAGAACTTTGCCCAG GTTGACTCCAATTTTGGAATGATGCTGATAGAGGGACTCAATAAGGTTGGAAAACTGAAAGGATTCAGTGCCAGCCTCTGA
- the LOC124416799 gene encoding catalase isoform X2: MARNAAADQLTNYKANLKGGPPALLTGNGTPIANKKASLTVGERGPILIQDHVFLDEMSHFNRERIPERVVHAKGAGAFGYFEVTNNITQYTKAKMFSGVGKRTPLAVRFSTVGGESGSADTVRDPRGFAVKFYTEEGIWDLVGNNTPIFFVSDPMLFPSFIHTQKRNPTTHLKDADMFWDFISLRPETTHQTMILFSDRGIPDGFRHMNGYGSHTFKLVNDRDEMVYVKFHFKTDQGIKNLDVTKAGELSGSDPDYGLRDLYNAIANGENPSWSLFIQVMTPDQAETFRWNPFDVTKIWPQKEFPLIAVGKMVLDRNPVNYFAEVEQIGFDPAHMVPGIEPSPDKMLQGRLFAYGDTHRYRIGPNHLQLPVNCPYKVISAMNYQRDGAMSFHNQGGAPNYFPNSFSGPEECPAARTPTFHVSGDVARYNADDSDNFGQPALLWRNVLTNEERQRLVDNIVGHVQNASNFIIERAVKNFAQVDSNFGMMLIEGLNKVGKLKGFSASL, from the exons GGTGGACCGCCAGCTTTGCTGACCGGAAACGGTACGCCGATTGCTAACAAAAAAGCATCACTCACGGTCGGAGAACGAGGCCCTATTCTCATACAGGACCATGTCTTCTTGGACGAGATGTCCCATTTTAACAGGGAAAGAATCCCGGAACGGGTTGTCCACGCGAAAGGAGCTG GTGCATTTGGCTACTTCGAAGTGACTAACAATATCACCCAGTACACAAAGGCCAAGATGTTTTCTGGCGTTGGGAAAAGGACACCCCTTGCAGTTAGGTTTTCCACTGTTGGTGGAGAGAGTGGATCGGCGGATACAGTCAG GGATCCTCGTGGTTTTGCTGTAAAATTCTATACGGAAGAAGGAATTTGGGACCTGGTGGGAAACAACACTCCAATATTTTTCGTCAGTGACCCTATGCTCTTCCCGAGTTTCATTCACACGCAAAAACGAAATCCGACAACTCATCTCAAG GATGCAGACATGTTTTGGGATTTCATAAGTCTGCGCCCAGAGACAACGCATCAAACAATGATTCTGTTCAGTGACCGAGGAATTCCCGATGGGTTCCGTCACATGAACGGATACGGTTCGCACACTTTCAAACTCGTAAACGACCGCGACGAGATGGTCTACGTAAAGTTCCACTTCAAG ACGGATCAAGGAATCAAAAATCTGGACGTGACCAAAGCCGGAGAACTTAGTGGATCCGATCCTGATTACGGGCTTAGGGATCTCTACAACGCAATCGCAAACGGCGAGAATCCTTCCTGGTCATTATTCATCCAAGTCATGACTCCAGACCAGGCCGAGACCTTCAGATGGAATCCGTTCGACGTGACCAAG aTCTGGCCGCAGAAGGAATTCCCCCTGATAGCCGTGGGCAAAATGGTCCTAGATCGTAATCCGGTTAATTACTTCGCCGAAGTTGAGCAGATTGGGTTTGACCCTGCCCACATGGTGCCCGGGATTGAGCCCAGTCCCGACAAGATGTTGCAGGGACGTCTGTTTGCCTACGGTGACACTCACCGGTACCGCATTGGTCCCAATCACCTACAGCTCCCTGTTAACTGCCCCTACAAG GTGATTTCGGCGATGAATTATCAGCGTGACGGTGCCATGAGTTTCCACAACCAAGGAGGAGCCCCGAATTATTTCCCAAACAGTTTCAGCGGTCCTGAGGAGTGTCCTGCAGCCAGAACGCCGACGTTCCACGTCAGCGGCGACGTTGCAAGATACAACGCCGACGATTCTGACAATTTTGGGCAGCCAGCCCTCCTCTGGAGGAACGTCTTGACCAATGAGGAAAGACAGAGACTCGTCGACAACATTGTCGGCCACGTACAAAACGCCTCAAACTTCATTATCGAACGTGCTGTGAAGAACTTTGCCCAG GTTGACTCCAATTTTGGAATGATGCTGATAGAGGGACTCAATAAGGTTGGAAAACTGAAAGGATTCAGTGCCAGCCTCTGA